A window from Thiohalophilus sp. encodes these proteins:
- a CDS encoding FHA domain-containing protein codes for MVMVSVLYNSQEINAIELSAGTLTIGRSGDNNVRLDDQTISKYHAKIVTYFNATHVEDLGSTNGTYVNGKKVRQHVLQSGDILLIGKHRIRIDHDPAATMSTASSTTRSA; via the coding sequence ATGGTCATGGTCTCTGTCTTGTATAATAGCCAGGAAATCAATGCGATTGAACTTTCCGCAGGCACTCTCACAATTGGCCGTTCCGGGGACAACAACGTCCGACTGGATGATCAGACCATCAGCAAATATCACGCGAAAATCGTCACCTATTTCAACGCGACACATGTCGAGGATCTTGGCAGTACCAACGGAACCTATGTCAACGGGAAAAAAGTCAGGCAACATGTCCTGCAATCCGGCGACATCCTGTTGATCGGCAAACATAGGATAAGAATTGATCACGATCCCGCTGCGACAATGTCAACCGCGTCTTCAACAACCAGATCAGCCTAG
- a CDS encoding class I fructose-bisphosphate aldolase encodes MDYAALKQTASAMVAPGQGILAMDESNPTCGKRLQAVSEDNTEANRIAYRCICCWARRSPGQLHQWRHFLYDETIRQSNQDGKPFTELIQKQDILIGIKVGAGAEELALRAGEKVTEGLDGLRERLEEYQTFRRKVL; translated from the coding sequence ATGGATTACGCTGCACTGAAACAGACTGCCAGTGCCATGGTTGCACCCGGTCAGGGTATTCTGGCAATGGATGAAAGCAATCCAACCTGTGGCAAGCGTCTGCAGGCCGTTAGTGAGGACAATACCGAGGCCAACCGTATCGCCTATCGGTGTATTTGCTGCTGGGCGCGCCGGAGTCCGGGCCAACTACATCAGTGGCGCCATTTTTTGTATGACGAGACCATCCGTCAGAGTAACCAGGATGGCAAGCCGTTCACCGAGCTAATACAGAAGCAGGATATTCTCATCGGGATCAAGGTCGGTGCCGGGGCCGAGGAACTGGCTTTGCGTGCGGGCGAGAAAGTCACCGAAGGGCTGGACGGCTTGCGCGAGCGACTGGAAGAATACCAGACGTTTCGGCGCAAAGTTCTGTAA
- a CDS encoding porin, with protein MIGQTNAILYSDEFDALELRVMYSADPYSENVSGGQDNNDDDLISVSLTYSANELTVGAALEDTWSLDTGKPGPREVDNLRLTASYTLDQYAVRCICQIPPTVMMLPTTGMLTGVNAECRFDEALDMRVQYLVADDHQRAGRLRGATAGTGRI; from the coding sequence ATGATCGGGCAGACAAATGCCATTTTATATAGTGATGAGTTCGATGCACTGGAATTGCGTGTTATGTATTCAGCCGATCCCTACTCTGAAAACGTTAGCGGTGGGCAGGATAATAATGACGACGATCTGATCAGCGTCTCGCTCACCTACAGTGCGAATGAGCTGACCGTTGGCGCCGCACTGGAAGACACGTGGTCGCTGGATACCGGCAAACCAGGGCCGAGAGAGGTCGATAACCTGCGTCTGACCGCCAGCTATACGCTGGATCAATACGCAGTTCGGTGCATCTGCCAGATTCCACCGACAGTGATGATGCTACCTACGACCGGGATGCTTACCGGGGTGAATGCGGAATGCCGGTTTGACGAGGCGCTGGATATGCGTGTGCAATATCTCGTCGCGGACGATCATCAGCGAGCAGGCCGACTCCGGGGCGCAACAGCAGGCACTGGGCGTATTTAA